The Setaria italica strain Yugu1 chromosome IX, Setaria_italica_v2.0, whole genome shotgun sequence genome has a window encoding:
- the LOC101768653 gene encoding ergosterol biosynthetic protein 28 isoform X2 → MASVAVGKKRRVPALGWWLMVVGTVRLAFTWSCFFGSAALCSATYSQAQVSDVHGRTVGVWTLLSCTLCFLCAFNLDNKPLCLATFLSFVYAYGYFVVEYLVYHSVGASTLAALGFFAVPAILWMLLEWNSHGHGIRTAAKQP, encoded by the exons ATGGCCAGCGTCGCCGTCGGGAAGAAGCGCCGTGTGCCGGCGTTGGGGTGGTGGCTGATGGTGGTCGGCACCGTCCGCCTCGCCTTCACCTGGTCCTGCTTCTTCGGCTCCGCGGCGCTCTGCTCCGCAACCTACTCCCAGGCACAGG TGAGCGACGTTCATGGGCGCACGGTCGGGGTGTGGACGCTGCTGTCGTGCACGCTCTGCTTCCTGTGCGCTTTCAACCTCGACAACAAGCCGCTCTGCTTGGCGACCTTCCTGTCCTTCGTCTATGCCTACGGCTATTTCGTCGTCGAATACCTGGTATACCACAGCGTCGGTGCATCAACTCTCGCCGCGCTCGGCTTCTTCGCAG TGCCAGCGATCCTATGGATGCTTCTTGAGTGGAACTCCCATGGGCATGGCATCCGCACTGCTGCCAAACAGCCCTGA
- the LOC101768653 gene encoding ergosterol biosynthetic protein 28 isoform X1, protein MASVAVGKKRRVPALGWWLMVVGTVRLAFTWSCFFGSAALCSATYSQAQVSDVHGRTVGVWTLLSCTLCFLCAFNLDNKPLCLATFLSFVYAYGYFVVEYLVYHSVGASTLAALGFFADSDTLWLGTHPVPPILTVLPSGPVHVKSIQTYEWIEHCIHKIID, encoded by the exons ATGGCCAGCGTCGCCGTCGGGAAGAAGCGCCGTGTGCCGGCGTTGGGGTGGTGGCTGATGGTGGTCGGCACCGTCCGCCTCGCCTTCACCTGGTCCTGCTTCTTCGGCTCCGCGGCGCTCTGCTCCGCAACCTACTCCCAGGCACAGG TGAGCGACGTTCATGGGCGCACGGTCGGGGTGTGGACGCTGCTGTCGTGCACGCTCTGCTTCCTGTGCGCTTTCAACCTCGACAACAAGCCGCTCTGCTTGGCGACCTTCCTGTCCTTCGTCTATGCCTACGGCTATTTCGTCGTCGAATACCTGGTATACCACAGCGTCGGTGCATCAACTCTCGCCGCGCTCGGCTTCTTCGCAG ATTCAGATACATTATGGCTGGGAACACATCCAGTACCACCGATCCTTACGGTGCTACCATCGGGACCTGTACATGTAAAATCCATCCAAACATATGAATGGATAGAACATTGCATTCACAAGATTATCGATTGA
- the LOC101761106 gene encoding ergosterol biosynthetic protein 28 yields the protein MAQAKKGGGGVPALGWWLMTVGTVRLPFAWPCFFGSASLCSATYSQAQAVSDVHGRTVGVWTLLSCTLCFLCAFNLGSRPIYAATFLSLVYAYGHFVVESLVYHTVRAANLAGLGFFAVTAMVWMLLQWNSHAPRAANKQP from the exons ATGGCCCAAGccaagaagggcggcggcggcgtgccggcgttGGGGTGGTGGCTGATGACTGTCGGCACCGTCCGCCTCCCCTTCGCCTGGCCCTGCTTCTTCGGCTCCGCGTCGCTCTGTTCCGCCACCTACTCCCAGGCACAGG CGGTGAGCGACGTCCATGGGCGCACGGTCGGGGTGTGGACGCTGCTGTCGTGCACGCTCTGCTTCCTCTGCGCCTTCAACCTCGGCAGCAGGCCCATCTACGCGGCCACCTTCCTGTCCTTGGTCTACGCCTACGGCCATTTCGTCGTCGAGTCCCTGGTCTACCACACCGTCCGTGCAGCGAATCTCGCCGGCCTCGGCTTCTTCGCAG TGACAGCAATGGTGTGGATGCTGCTTCAGTGGAATTCCCATGCCCCCCGTGCCGCCAATAAGCAGCCATGA
- the LOC101761490 gene encoding uncharacterized protein LOC101761490, whose protein sequence is MKPLGTCCVQLLQDENEANKHFRGKAFPFYDELTTLFGTTDTESGPMLCVGGIGDRTPSCGSEDTPDPMADENVDWLEDTIGRSSVGRVSQRSGKEHVVDSPPPKRTKSMEYYVERISESMIQRTMNERNLISREEEEVTEMLHLVEQDGVPNGSELYFIATELFRSPARRASYRSITASKNRIAWLRWTWDNVKRK, encoded by the exons ATGAAGCCCCTCGGTACCTGCTGCGTACAACTCCTGCAAGAC GAGAACGAGGCAAACAAACATTTCCGTGGCAAGGCGTTTCCATTCTATGATGAGTTAACCACTCTTTTCGGGACAACGGACACTGAAAGCGGTCCAATGTTGTGTGTTGGTGGAATTGGAGATAGAACACCAAGCTGTGGAAGTGAAGACACCCCTGACCCAATGGCGGATGAAAATGTTGACTGGTTGGAGGACACTATTGGACGGTCTAGTGTGGGTCGTGTGTCGCAAAGGTCCGGAAAGGAGCATGTTGTTGATAGCCCACCACCCAAGAGAACTAAGAGCATGGAGTACTATGTCGAGCGTATATCTGAGAGCATGATTCAAAGGACTATGAATGAAAGAAATCTAATCAGccgtgaggaagaggaggttacGGAAATGCTGCACCTTGTCGAACAAGATGGTGTACCGAATGGGTCTGAGTTGTACTTCATAGCTACTGAGCTGTTTAGATCACCAGCCCGACGTGCATCTTATAGGAGCATTACCGCTTCAAAGAACCGGATTGCATGGCTCCGATGGACTTGGGATAATGTCAAGAGGAAGTAA
- the LOC101769325 gene encoding uncharacterized protein LOC101769325, producing the protein MSIAAARSPSPGPASRPCCGGGGLRRSADSSPFRPAASPPDSPQRSSSVCKNSGSRASPRPCGAEKENDPRDAARTHKVRTSGGVGCGGGGGVSKSFMAPTISAASKAVAPSASPRKRILGERNDPVPSSPGDHLAHSSAKPRGPPPPPPEATLGAPRRLRLSLDGVPAPPPPAAAPVASHAARHSFGGDEEVGNPACKNRQDAGSAAAAPYDPKTNYLSPRPRFLRYKPNPRVEMYRHSGGGSVRRLEDRFASESSSTEEDASEEEQEQTTLSSVADDFKEEETSALAPAPEARAEPAASAVASVLQPHAAPDSPLACVLTPEQESPRAGGVLTPEQEPSVSPAPARQKKKKRSPLRFLLAPLALVLFMAAAFVCVPPPPGSPVMLNTSLSKVSDFLSVQESYPVELAARLKQWSSSSLNFVTSYWEALASSQEQEVFGPHFVANLSAAPADGDAYHAVGCSAQTIPIIVEQELEIQEVDSESYTEMIADPDVESMAKFGDAEVEEPINDAEMEQEYAVPSFMEEANSSVDDAEVEEFIAEMAEEVSGSSGEEMAGEASGSGSEEMADFIQNSDIPSQSAAEPEQAEDMASLQQDVQTEDSEGDHADGKEDQEAHHGEKLGSDMWPSYLDKISNPATLGAALAAFIVPAALALLYMRQKQARVAMDSNEPVEQVEQVEQVGILSGSGSSEGVAKSSRSQNPVVEETEKLGGSGASQYSSSLSSGLGRRRKAREEGSLGLEPVVSRRDSTAQSTASYGSFTTYEKIPAKKGNKEDEAMTPVRRSRRNVKPPEA; encoded by the exons ATGTCGattgcggcggcgaggtccccgTCCCCGGGCCCGGCGTCGAGGccgtgctgcggcggcggcggcctcaggCGGAGCGCCGACTCCAGCCCCTTCAGGCCCGCCGCGTCCCCGCCCG ATTCTCCGCAGAGGAGCTCCTCCGTCTGCAAGAACAGCGGCAGCCGCGCCTCGCCGCGGCCCTGCGGCGCGGAGAAGGAGAACGACCCGCGGGACGCCGCGAGGACGCACAAGGTTCGCACCAGCGGTGGtgtcggctgcggcggcggcggcggcgtctccaAGAGCTTCATGGCGCCCaccatctccgccgcctccaAGGCCGTCGCGCCGTCCGCCTCGCCGAGGAAGAGGATCCTCGGGGAGCGCAACGACCCCGTCCCCTCGTCCCCGGGCGACCACCTCGCGCACAGCAGCGCCAAGCCCAGgggcccgcccccgcccccgcccgagGCCACTCtgggcgcgccgcgccgcctgcgGCTCTCGCTCGACGGGGtgcccgcgcctcctcctcccgcggccgcgccggtcGCCTCGCACGCCGCACGGCACTCGTTCGGTGGCGACGAGGAGGTGGGGAATCCCGCGTGCAAGAACCGCCAGGACGCTGgctcggcggccgccgccccgtaCGACCCCAAGACGAACTACCTCTCGCCGAGGCCTCGCTTCCTGCGCTACAAGCCCAACCCCCGCGTCGAGATGTACCGCCACAGCGGCGGGGGCAGCGTTCGGCGGCTTGAGGACCGCTTCGCCTCCGAGAGCAGCAGCACGGAGGAGGATGCGTCCGAGGAAGAGCAAGAGCAGACGACGCTGTCGTCGGTGGCGGACGACTTCAAAGAGGAGGAGACGTCGGCTCTGGCCCCTGCACCTGAGGCCAGAGCCGAGCCTGCTGCTTCGGCCGTGGCTAGCGTCCTGCAGCCGCATGCCGCGCCTGATTCGCCACTGGCTTGCGTGCTCACACCGGAGCAGGAGTCCCCGCGAGCTGGTGGCGTGCTAACACCTGAGCAGGAACCTTCAGTGAGCCCCGCGCCCgctcgtcagaagaagaagaagaggtctCCGCTGAGGTTCCTGCTTGCCCCCCTTGCTCTGGTTCTGTTCATGGCTGCGGCGTTTGTTTGTGTGCCACCGCCCCCGGGTTCCCCGGTCATGCTGAACACCTCCCTGTCGAAGGTGTCAGACTTTCTGTCAGTTCAAGAATCGTATCCTGTGGAGTTGGCTGCTAGGCTGAAGCAATGGTCTAGCAGTTCGTTGAACTTTGTCACGTCCTACTGGGAGGCTCTTGCATCTTCCCAAGAACAGGAGGTCTTTGGTCCGCACTTTGTGGCCAATTTGAGTGCTGCTCCTGCAGATGGAGATGCATATCATGCTGTTGGTTGTTCTGCTCAGACGATCCCGATCATTGTGGAGCAGGAGTTGGAGATTCAGGAGGTTGATTCAGAGAGTTATACAGAGATGATTGCAGACCCCGATGTAGAGTCAATGGCAAAATTTGGTGATGCTGAAGTAGAAGAACCTATAAATGATGCTGAAATGGAACAGGAATATGCAGTACCAAGTTTCATGGAGGAGGCAAATAGCTCTGTTGATGATGCAGAAGTAGAGGAGTTTATTGCTGAGATGGCAGAAGAAGTTTCAGGTAGCAGTGGAGAAGAGATGGCCGGAGAAGCTTCAGGTAGTGGTAGTGAAGAGATGGCAGACTTCATTCAGAATTCGGACATCCCTTCTCAATCTGCTGCGGAGCCTGAACAAGCAGAGGACATGGCCTCCTTGCAGCAAGATGTTCAGACTGAGGACTCTGAGGGTGATCATGCTGATGGCAAGGAGGATCAGGAAGCCCATCATGGTGAGAAGTTGGGTTCTGATATGTGGCCAAGTTACTTGGACAAAATCTCAAATCCTGCTACACTTGGTGCTGCTCTTGCTGCTTTTATAGTTCCTGCTGCTCTGGCACTGCTTTATATGAGGCAGAAGCAAGCTCGTGTTGCCATGGACTCCAATGAACCAGTTGAGCAGGTTGAGCAAGTTGAGCAAGTCGGAATTCTTTCTGGTTCAGGAAGCAGCGAGGGTGTGGCCAAGAGTTCACGATCTCAAAATCCTGTGGTAGAAGAAACTGAGAAACTTGGTGGCTCTGGTGCCTCACAGTATAGCAGCAGCTTGTCATCTGGGCTTGGCAGGAGGAGAAAGGCCAGGGAGGAGGGGAGTTTGGGCCTTGAGCCAGTGGTGTCGAGGAGGGATTCCACAGCGCAGTCCACAGCATCTTATGGTAGTTTCACCACATATGAGAAGATCCCCGCCAAGAAA GGAAACAAGGAGGATGAGGCGATGACCCCTGTCCGGCGTTCCAGAAGGAATGTGAAACCACCAGAAGCCTAA